A genomic segment from Garra rufa chromosome 5, GarRuf1.0, whole genome shotgun sequence encodes:
- the LOC141335861 gene encoding transmembrane protein 233 — translation MATGGSQTDVKGSLKGSMDLYHSWFGPTTPRPPLRNYLLLTILTCFCPAYPVNILALVFSIMSRNSYDQGDYDGSRRLGKMALYVSIASIIIGILIITIFCAVHFSTKEE, via the exons ATGGCGACGGGCGGCTCGCAGACGGACGTGAAGGGCTCTCTGAAAGGGAGCATGGATTTGTATCACAGCTGGTTCGGTCCTACGACCCCACGACCTCCTCTACGAAACTACTTGCTCCTGACCATCCTCACCTGCTTCTGTCCAGCCTACCCTGTCAACATTTTAGCCCTGGTCTTCTCTATAATG TCCAGAAACAGTTACGATCAGGGAGATTACGATGGTTCGAGGCGTTTAGGAAAGATGGCGCTCTATGTGTCCATCGCATCCATCATCATCGGCATCCTCATCATCACCATCTTCTGCGCTGTGCATTTCAGCACG AAGGAAGAGTAA